A single genomic interval of Vanessa atalanta chromosome 12, ilVanAtal1.2, whole genome shotgun sequence harbors:
- the LOC125067771 gene encoding tRNA-uridine aminocarboxypropyltransferase 2 yields MDELEVWEDLSNIPADPPLMRELCENCKRPSVVCWCSALPPERLDPKSKVILLQHPAEEKRCLRTAPMLQLGLAEHKCLIFKGKKFPQPRHECLEDILTQPNTVLLYPSKAAIDIKDLKHEATSYNIILIDGTWPQAKAIYASSPILHVIKQVKLTTTSTSNYLIRTQPTQGCLSTLETAAEALSQLENNSIYREQLLEPLHMLCKFQLDNGAVTHQSKEFLIKTKTYPKLIGKRLSKLLRSTNEI; encoded by the exons ATGGATGAGCTAGAAGTATGGGAAGATTTATCTAATATTCCAGCTGATCCACCTTTGATGCGAGAGCTATGTGAAAATTGCAA gagACCTTCAGTTGTTTGCTGGTGTTCAGCACTTCCACCAGAGCGACTTGATCCTAAGagcaaagttattttattacaacaccCAGCTGAAGAAAAAAGATGCCTTCGAACTGCTCCTATGCTACAACTAGGCTTAGCAGAACATAAGTGCCTTATATTCAAAGGAAAAAAATTTCCTCAACCTAGACATGAATGCCTAGAAGATATTCTAACACAACCAAATACTGTGCTTTTATATCCTAGTAAAGCTGCCATTGATATTAAGGACTTAAAACATGAAGCTacctcttataatattatattaatagatggAACATGGCCACAAGCTAAAGCCATATATGCATCAAGCCCTATTTTACATGTAATTAAACAAGTCAAACTTACTACTACAAGCACTAGTAACTATCTCATAAGAACACAGCCAACTCAAGGCTGCTTAAGTACACTGGAGACTGCAGCTGAAGCTCTATCTCAATTagaaaacaattcaatttacaGAGAACAATTGCTTGAACCTTTACATATGCTATGTAAATTTCAATTAGATAATGGTGCAGTTACACATCAATcaaaagaatttttaattaaaacaaaaacatacccTAAATTAATAGGAAAACGATTGTCTAAATTATTAAGATCTACAAatgaaatataa
- the LOC125067633 gene encoding 40S ribosomal protein S15 has protein sequence MAEVDETLKKKRTFRKFTFRGVDLDQLLDMPDEQLMELMHARARRRFVRGYMRKSKVLVKKLRRAKKEAPPNEKPEIVKTHLRNMIIVPEMVGSIVGIYNGKTFNQVEIKPEMIGHYLGEFSVTYKPVKHGRPGIGATHSSRFIPLK, from the exons ATGGCTGAG GTCGACGAAACTCTGAAGAAGAAGCGTACCTTCAGGAAGTTTACCTTCCGAGGTGTTGATCTTGATCAGCTTCTTGATATGCCAGA tgagCAATTAATGGAATTGATGCATGCACGAGCCCGGAGGCGATTTGTCCGTGGTTATATGCGCAAGTCTAAGGTACTTGTTAAGAAACTTCGCCGTGCAAAGAAGGAGGCTCCTCCAAATGAAAAACCAGAAATTGTTAAAACACACTTGCGCAACATGATCATTGTTCCAGAGATGGTTGGTTCTATCGTCGGTATTTACAATGGAAAGACTTTCAACCAG gttGAAATCAAGCCTGAGATGATTGGTCACTACCTTGGTGAGTTCTCCGTGACATACAAGCCAGTCAAACACGGTAGACCCGGTATTGGTGCTACTCACAGCTCCAGGTTCATCCCACTCAAGTAG